Proteins encoded in a region of the Salvia miltiorrhiza cultivar Shanhuang (shh) unplaced genomic scaffold, IMPLAD_Smil_shh original_scaffold_180_2, whole genome shotgun sequence genome:
- the LOC131003219 gene encoding protein fluG gives MDRYAVLKTAVETAELVDAHAHNIVALDSTFPFISCFSEATGDALSSVPHTINFKRSLKELAKLYGSNSSLDVVQEYRSNCGLELVTSKCLGAARISAVLIDDGLELDKMHNIEWHKKFFPYVGRILRIEHVAEKILDEGSPGGAPWTLDTFTKNFVDNLKSNADKIVGFKSIAAYRSGLEINTNVSEKDAEEGLNEVLRAGKPVRVTNKNFIDHIFIRALEVAQCFDLPLQIHTGFGDKDLDLRLSNPLHLRSLLEDDRFSKCRIVLLHASYPFSKEASYLASVYSQVYLDFGLAVPKLSFHGMLSSVKELLELAPIKKVMFSTDACGFPESYYLGAKKAREVIFAVLRDACINEDLSVAESIEAVNDIFSENARNLYKITTVSKSIDSNDIAPLSVKLGVNTSAQDVAFVRIIWVDASGQHRCRVVPQKRFLDIVTKNGVGLTCASMAMSSHMDGPADGTNLTGVGEIRLIPDLSTKSLIPWGKEQEMVLADMYLKPGTPWEYCPRDALRRVSKILKKEFNLVMNTGFENEFFLLRSAQVDGEGKWVPIDATPYCSSAAADAAFPLLSEIMACLQSLNIAVEQVHAEAGNGQFEVVFEYTNCENAADNIVFAREVIRAVARKHGLLATFVPKYSLTDFGSGSHVHISVSENGENIFMGRSEETRYGISKVGEEFMAGVLDHLPSILAFIAPVPNSYDRLQPNTWSGAYLCWGMENKEAPLRAACSPGTPDGSVSNFEIKPFDGIANPHLGLAAIMAAGIDGLRRNLTLPEPIDDNPDNVKDKVARLPKSLAESVEALEKDTVLRDFIGEKLLVAIIGVRKAEVKYYSENQDAWKNLIHKY, from the exons atGGATAGATATGCGGTGTTGAAGACAGCGGTGGAGACGGCGGAGCTGGTGGATGCGCACGCGCACAACATTGTGGCGTTGGATTCCACCTTTCCTTTCATCTCCTGCTTTTCCGAGGCCACCGGCGACGCCCTATCCTCTGTACCTCACACCATTAATTTCAAG AGAAGCTTGAAAGAACTTGCTAAACTTTATGGCTCCAACTCATCATTGGACGTTGTTCAAGAATATCGGTCCAACTGTGGATTGGAATTGGTGACTTCAAAGTGCCTTGGAGCTGCTCGAATCTCAGCCGTGTTAATTGATGATGGACTTGAGTTGGACAAAATGCACAATATTGAGTGGCACAAGAAATTTTTCCCATATGTTGGAAGAATATTGAGAATAGAACATGTGGCTGAGAAGATTCTTGATGAG GGAAGTCCAGGTGGAGCACCATGGACATTGGACACATTTACGAAAAATTTCGTGGATAATTTGAAGTCA AATGCTGATAAAATTGTGGGCTTTAAAAGTATAGCTGCATATCGCAGCGGACTTGAGATTAACACAAATGTGTCTGAAAAGGATGCCGAGGAGGGACTTAATGAAGTTTTACGAG CTGGAAAGCCTGTCCGCGTTacaaataaaaactttattGATCACATCTTCATCCGTGCATTGGAGGTTGCCCAATGTTTTGACTTGCCATTGCAAATACATACAGG TTTTGGCGACAAAGATTTGGATTTAAGATTGTCCAATCCCCTTCATCTTCGTAGTCTTCTTGAGGACGATAGATTCAGCAAGTGTCGGATTGTTCTGTTGCATGCTTCATACCCTTTTTCAAAAGAAGCATCATATTTGGCCTCTGTGTACTCACAG GTCTACCTGGACTTTGGGCTGGCAGTGCCTAAACTTAGTTTTCATGGAATGCTCTCCTCGGTGAAAGAACTCCTAGAGCTAGCACCAATAAAGAAG GTGATGTTCAGTACTGATGCATGTGGTTTTCCAGAGAGCTACTACCTAG GTGCAAAGAAAGCCCGTGAGGTTATATTTGCTGTTCTACGTGATGCATGCATCAATGAGGACCTTTCAGTTGCAGAATCCATTGAGGCTGTTAATGACATATTTTCTGAAAATGCGAGAAACTTGTACAAGATTACAACTGTTTCAAAATCTATTGATTCAAATGACATTGCTCCCCTCTCTGTGAAGCTCGGTGTTAATACTTCTGCTCAGGATGTCGCATTTGTTCGCATTATTTGGGTTGATGCTTCTGGACAGCATAGATGCCGT GTGGTTCCACAAAAACGTTTTCTTGATATTGTTACAAAAAATGGTGTTGGACTAACCTGCGCATCCATGGCTATGTCGTCGCATATGGATGGTCCTGCTGATGGAACTAATCTAACTGGAGTGGGTGAAATCAGACTCATTCCAGATCTATCAACCAAAAGTCTAATTCCTTG GGGAAAAGAACAGGAAATGGTTCTGGCTGACATGTACCTTAAACCAGGCACGCCATGGGAGTATTGTCCTAGAGATGCACTGCGGAGAGtttcaaaaattttgaaaaaagaaTTTAACTTG GTAATGAATACTGGATTTGAGAATGAGTTCTTTTTGTTAAGGAGTGCACAAGT GGATGGAGAAGGAAAATGGGTGCCAATCGATGCAACTCCTTACTGTTCCTCAGCTGCGGCAGATGCTGCTTTCCCTCTACTTAGTGAAATCATGGCTTGTCTTCAGTCCCTAAATATTGCAGTGGAACAG GTACATGCAGAAGCTGGGAATGGCCAATTCGAAGTTGTATTCGAGTACACAAACTGTGAAAATGCAGCTGATAATATAGTTTTTGCACGCGAAGTTATTCGGGCTGTGGCCAGAAAACATGGATTGTTGGCAACTTTTGTACCTAA GTACTCGCTCACTGATTTTGGCTCTGGATCACATGTGCACATCAGTGTGTCCGAGAATGGAGAGAACATATTCATGGGGCGCAGTGAAGAAACTAGATATGGAATATCCAAAGTCGGGGAGGAGTTCATGGCTGGAGTATTGGATCATCTTCCTTCGATATTGGCCTTTATAGCTCCAGTTCCAAATAG TTATGATCGTTTACAACCAAATACATGGAGCGGAGCATACTTGTGCTGGGGGATGGAAAATAAAGAAGCTCCGCTAAGAGCTGCTTGTTCCCCGGGAACCCCGGATGGCTCTGTAAGCAATTTCGAGATTAAGCCATTCGATGGCATTGCAAATCCTCATCTAGGCCTTGCTGCCATAATGGCTGCCGGAATTGATGGCCTAAGACGAAACCTAACGCTACCCGAACCAATTG